Proteins found in one Oryza glaberrima chromosome 4, OglaRS2, whole genome shotgun sequence genomic segment:
- the LOC127770803 gene encoding F-box/LRR-repeat protein 14-like — MEHLSEELIIEILKRITRTSDLNSLSLVSKQLYSIDAEQRATIRLDCGLATEAFPALCSRFPNLLKVEIDYSGWTSGNGSQIDNQCLLFFSSCCTLLNDLTLSFCSNISDPGIACLTYCKKLMSLRLNSIPELTSSGLLLLAVGCKALSSVYLNDCKGIAGSTEWLEHLGANGSLEELAADTYRYDLLCESLKDLRLAHLVTEPEGPEIGLRFLLGKCKALERLCLEYVSGLIDNDLIALSQTCKNLKSISLWLNPEHYNVGDDIVFRTGFTDGSLKALRMIKILGPPLDPPEIGFTQEGLVSLVQSCPIRVLMLNSALFNDDGMKALSTAQFLETLSLIDCDEVTDHGMRFAVHFPSLINLTLRYCYSVSDVGLSELVHAQKLESLVVGGCPMISEKGVQCAAKSVCYEVECQSLAHYKRLR, encoded by the exons ATGGAACATCTCTCCGAGGAACTGATCATAGAGATTCTCAAGAGGATTACAAGGACAAGTGATCTGAATTCTCTTTCCCTGGTGTCGAAGCAGCTCTACTCCATCGATGCAGAGCAAAGGGCTACTATTCGCCTTGATTGTGGACTTGCAACAGAGGCTTTCCCAGCGCTTTGTTCCCGGTTTCCCAATTTGCTCAAAGTAGAGATTGATTACTCTGGATGGACATCTGGTAATGGGAGTCAGATCGACAACCAatgtctcctttttttttcatcttgctGTACCTTGCTCAATGATCTCACCTTAAGCTTCTGCTCAAACATCAGTGATCCTGGTATCGCTTGCTTAACTTACTGCAAGAAGTTGATGTCTCTAAGGCTGAACTCCATACCAGAATTAACTTCAAGTGGGCTTCTCTTGTTAGCTGTTGGTTGCAAGGCTCTATCTTCTGTCTACCTTAACGATTGCAAGGGAATTGCTGGCAGCACCGAGTGGTTGGAGCATCTTGGCGCTAACGGATCATTGGAAGAACTTGCA GCTGATACTTATAGGTATGATCTGTTGTGCGAGAGTTTGAAGGATTTGAGGTTGGCGCATCTTGTAACAGAGCCAGAAGGCCCAGAAATCGGACTTCGTTTTCTGTTGGGCAAGTGCAAGGCGTTAGAGAGGCTGTGCCTGGAGTATGTCAGTGGTCT tattgaCAATGACTTGATTGCACTATCCCAGACCTGCAAGAATCTTAAAAGCATCTCACTTTGGCTGAATCCCGAACACTACAATGTTGGTGATGATATAGTTTTCCGGACAGGTTTTACCGATGGAAGTCTCAAGGCTCTCAGGAT GATAAAAATCCTGGGTCCGCCACTGGACCCACCTGAAATAGGCTTCACACAGGAGGGACTTGTGAGTCTCGTTCAATCATGTCCAATTCGTGTTCTCATGCTAAATAGCGCCCTCTTCAATGACGATGGGATGAAGGCCCTATCCACTGCACAATTCCTGGAGACACTGAGCCTTATCGACTGCGACGAAGTAACTGATCATGGCATGCGCTTTGCTGTACATTTTCCAAGCTTGATTAACCTCACACTCCGGTATTGCTATAGCGTGAGTGATGTTGGTCTGAGCGAGCTGGTTCATGCACAAAAATTAGAGTCTCTTGTCGTTGGTGGCTGTCCTATGATCTCAGAGAAAGGTGTGCAGTGTGCTGCCAAATCAGTCTGCTACGAAGTCGAGTGCCAAAGCCTTGCCCATTATAAGAGATTGCGGTGA